A window of Chryseobacterium scophthalmum genomic DNA:
TTTCTGAGTTTTTAATGGCCTGATATTTTGGCGCACTCATTTTATCTTTTGCAGGAAGGTTTACCCAAAGCTGTACCATCTGAAAAATTCCTCCGGTTTTTGACCATTCTTTTTCGTGATATTCTTTATGTAAAATTCCGCTTGCAGCAGTCATCCACTGTATATCTCCTTCACCAATAATACCACCGCCTCCTGCACTGTCGTGATGTTCTACTTTTCCTTGGTAAGCAATGGTTACTGTTTCAAAACCTCTGTGTGGATGTACACCAACTCCGCGAGGTGTTTCTGAACCGTTAAAATGAAATTTAGAATTATAATCAAGCATGATAAACGGATCCATTCTTTTCATATCTAAATGATAAGCACCCGGAATAAAATTGTGCACTCTGAAACCATCACCTACAAAATGAGCAGGTTTTGGTGGAACTACGATCTCTATTTTTTTTGTTGTCATAATAGATGTTTTAATTTTAAACAAAATTAGAACAGTCTGAAGAGAATTACATTGATGTGTGGTAAGTAAGTTTGAGGGTTGGAGCGTTTTAGTGAAAGAGTGTTTTTTTTTCTCTCGCAGATTGGGCAAATTTTGCAGATTTTAAAAATGTAATCACCTGCTGAATATATCTAATCCATGAAACTTCTATAAATAATAAAAATTTAAAAAGCTCTAAATTGAAATTTTATTCCTGAGACTTCATGTTTCTGCCGTCGAACGTGTGAAGTCTTCTGAAAACTAAACTTGATAAAATGGTTAAAATTCCTACGGTAAGGAAAGTGTAGCGAAATGCGTTGTGAGTTTCATGTTTAATTAATTCGGGGCTGTTTTCGTAAATTTTTAAAACAATTAAACCAAAAGCAATTCCAAATCCGATGGCTAACTGTTGATTCACGGAAATCAAAGAATTTCCGCTGCTTGTTTGAAAATTTCGTAGATCTGCGATAGAAATGGTATTCATCGATGTAAACTGGATTGAATTGAAAAATCCTAAAATAGCGATCACAGGAACAAACCAGAAAATAGAAGTATGGATATCCGGAATGGCAAGGCAACAAATTAAAACTCCGATAATAAATGTATTCACCATCAAAGTTCTTCTATAACCAAATTTATTTAAAATTTTAATGACGGAAGATTTTCCAAACATTGCTGTTAAAGCCATTGGTGCAATAATCCAACCTGAAGTTACGGCTGATTGACCGTACGCGATCTGAATCATCAAAGGAAGCAATAATGGAACCGAGCTGATCCCTAATCTCGTCGCAAGATTTCCTACAATCCCAACACGGAATGTACGAACCTGAAATAAGCTTAAAGGAAAAATAGGATTGTTACCTCTTTTTGCGTGTCGGTAATAATAATACAGGAACAAAAATCCTAAAATGAAAACGAGTAAAACCGGTGTAATATTCTGCATATCTCCGAAAAGTTCCAGTGAAACAGAAAGCAAGAGAGAAGCTGCTGCAAAGATCATAAAACCTTTCAGGTCAAAATCAGTTTCCCGGGAGTTGTAATTGGGCATATATTTTAAGCCTAAAATAATTCCTAAAACCCCAATCGGAATATTAATGAGAAAAATCCAATGCCATGAAAGATAATCTACCATATAACCTCCTACAAGCGGACCGAGAACCGGACCAATTAAAGCAGGAACTATTGCAAAATTCATAGCTTTAAGCAATTCATTTCGGTTGAAAGTTTTTATTAAAGCCAGTTTTCCAACAGGAGTCATCAAACTTCCACCAACTCCTTGGATCACCCTTGAAATCACCAAATGCGTAAGATTTTGTGAAAGCGCACAAAATACAGAGCCTAAACTAAAAAGCACCAAAGCAAAGATGAAAACTCTTCTCGTTCCGAAACGGTCGGCCAAAAATCCGCTTGCGGGCATGAAAACCGCTAATGTTAAAACATAACTGATAATGGCATTCTGCATATTCAACGGAGATTCATTTAGATCTCTTGCAATCGAAGGAAGGGAAGTATTCAGGATCGTAGAATCGAGCATCTGCATAAAAATAGCAGTCGCTAAGATCAGCGGAAGAACTTTTTTTACAGTTTGGCGTGGAGAAGTTTGTGTGGGCATTTATCGAAAAATTGATATGATTTGCCATACCAATTTACGAAAAATTACAGGACGAAAGTTTTTAAGCTTAACATAATTACAGACTCATATGAATCAACGGGTAATCTTTACCCTAACCATCTTTCTCTGACCTTCCGATTTTTCTGAATCCCATTTTTTCATAAAATCCTATTGCCTCCGGATTTTGCTCGTTCTTAAAGTTTACAAGTAAGAGTCTTGAGGATGTGATCTACTCGTATAAGTTTTTACTAAATTTGTCAAACAAAAGAAATGGTAGAAATATTGAGGCAAATAAATTTGCTGTTTGAAGCCTAAAAAGATCTTCATCTAATCAACCTGATAAATAATGAAAATTTTAAAGATATTTTTATTTTTAATGTTGGTGCCGATTTTTTGTCTTTCACAGATGAAAACCGGCACTTTTTCGGATTGGGAAATTCAGCAACAGAAAGAAGCAAAGCCTACAATTATTCACATTTATACCGATTGGTGCGCCATCTGCAAGATTGAATCTTTTCAATTAAATAAAGATAAAGAATTGGTTGAAATAATTAATGAGAATTTTGATTTCATCAATTTTGAAGCTGAAAAAACAAAAGAAAAAATCATTTTTCAAGGGAAAGAATTCAATTATTTACCCAACGGAAACTCCGGAATTCATGAACTGGCTTTGGCTTTATCTAAAAATAAAACTCAACCCATTTATCCGCTGTGGATCATTTTAAATAAAAATCAGGAGTTGGTGTATTATCATGAAGGAAAAATCAAATCAAATGATTTGAAACAAAAACTTGATGAAATCTTAAAACTTTAATTTTATTTCTCGCAGATTTTGCTGATTTAGCAGATGATTGTATAAAGATTTTAAAAAAAGAAATCTGCATTATTCGCAAAATCTGCGATAGAAATTATTCTGCATCAATCAACACCGCCAATTGAATACAAGCTTCGTCAGAACGATTGCTCCAGGCGTGATTGGTCCCTCTTTGGATAACAATATCTCCGGCTTTCAACAGCGTTTCTCTTTCTTCCATGATCAAATACAATTCTCCGGAAAGTATAATGATGTAATCTAAAGTCTGAGTTTGATGCATCATCGGGTGAGGTTCTCCAACTTTGAATTCTAGACCCAGATCTTTGTCAGGCGGAATAGAAACATATCTGAAGTACGTTCCATTTTTCGGTGTTTGCGGAAATCCTGTGTTGGGAATTTGAGTCTCAAAATCTAAACTTACAGGCATTTTCTGAGTATTCCAGATGTCCGAAATAATCAAGCCCGGAAGATGTTCTACAACATTTTCAATTGGTTGATCTTCGATGATGGTTGATCTTCCGTTCTCAATTCCTGTTACAATTCTTCTTGGTATTTTATTCATGAGTCATTATTAATTTATTTCCTTGGGTTTGATTGTTTTTTAGCATCGAATGAGCTTTCAAGACTGTTTCCAGAGAAAGACTTCCTATATTTTTATAATTGGGAGGAGTGATGATCTCGTGTTCAATCAATTTTGAAATTTCATTTAAACTGTTTTGATAATACTGATAATTCTTGGTCATTGCATATGCATAATTTGAAATATTCATGATTATATTTCCTTTATTGAAAAGCGTTTCGCGCGATTGTTTATTGGTTAAAGCCGTTACATCGACATAAGTTCCATTGATCTGTAGAACTTTTGCGGTGATTTCTGACATATAATTTCCAACCAGATCAATTCCAACATCAAAAAAATGATTGTTATTGGCATTGAGAATATTTCCGACCAGATTTTCGTTCTTATAATTAATTATTTGATGGTCTTTCAATCCCATTTTCAATAGAATGTTTCTGTTTTCTTCAGTTCCGACCGTTGCAGTTATGTTGCTGAAATTATGAGCCAATAAAAGTTTAATTAAAAAAGATCCAACACCGCCAACGGCTCCTGTAATGAAAACAGAGTCATTTTGGTCAAACTTTAAACGATTGAAAATCTGTAAAGCAGTCATTCCAACTGACGGAATTGCGGCTGCCTGTTCAAAAGAAATGTTTTTAGGTTTCAAGGCTACGATCGCTTCCGGAACAGCGATGAATTCTGTATAAGTTCCATTGCTTCCCATAGAACCACTTCCACAAAAAACTTCATCTCCAATATTGAATTGAGTAACATCGTTGCCTTTGTCGACAATGATCCCTGAAAGTTCACGTCCTAAAATTGAGGAGTTGATGAGCTTTCTTTCCAACTCGTTTTCCAGCATTTGATAATCGATCGGATTAAAACCGCTGGCTTTAATTTGTATTAAAACTTCGTTACTTTTTGGTTCAGGTTTTTCGACAAAGCCATCTTCCAATTGTAAATTTTTATTTAAAATAACTACTTTCATAATTCTCCATTGAAGTACAAATGTAGAAACAGAATAGTTTATATTTGTTATTAGTTAACTCTTGGTAACTAGTAACATTAAAGTAACTATCGATGGCAAAGATCATAGAAAACGGAGTAGAAAGGGAAGCGAATTGTACAGAAGAACTATTCGCAATGCGCGACAGTCTAGATGTTTTAGGTGGGAAATGGAAGCTGATGATTCTACGATATTTAACCAATCGTACAGATCAAAATATTCATTTCAAAAAACTGGAAAGAGGAATTGACGGGATTTCCACAAAAATGTTGAGCAAAGAATTGAAAGAGCTGGAAATAAATTTATTGATCACCCGAACGATTCAGGATACAAAACCGATCACCGTAACATATGCTGTTACAGAATATGGGAAATCTGTTTTTCCGGTTACTGAAACTTTGGTGAATTGGGGACTGATCCACCGTGAAAAAATTAAGGAATCGATGAGCTCTTGAGAATCAGGATTTTATTGGAGTAAATATAAGATCTCTCGCAGATTAGGTTGATTTAGCAGATGATCCTTTCTGAAAAAATATGTGCTATCTGCAAAACCTGCGAGAGAAACTAAAAAATAATTTTATTAAGATCAGTTTTTATCTAACCAGGAATTGACGAGTTCAGAATGGTCTTTAACCCATTCCTTAGCTGTAGTTTCTTTGTTTTTGCTGTTTTCCATTTTAGTCAGGAGATCGGTCATGGTTTGGTCATCAAAATACATTTTCGAAAAGAACTGCGTTAATTCCGGATGGTCTTTTCCAAAACATTTTCTGCTGTAGGTTTTAATTTTTTCTGCTTCCCCAAATGTTTTTTTGGGATCATCAAGAAATTTTAATTTCATTTTACCAAACATCCAATGAGGTTGCCATCCAGCAATAACAATCCATTCTTTACGTTTTATAGCATTCTGAAGTTCGGTAATCATAGTGATTGTAGAAGAATTGATCTGTCTATAATTTAATTTGTAATCAATAATGGCTCTGTCTGTTGCAGCGGTCATTCCGGCTCCTTTTTCTATACCGATGATCCTGTTTTTGAATTTTTCCTCATATTTTGGTAATTCTTCAATAGATTTTATGGGAATATAATCGGGAACTACTAAACCGATCTTTCCGTTGTCGTAATTTGTTCCAAGGTTGGTCAACTCCGGGAACTTAGCTATTTTACTTGCATGAGTATAAGGTAACCAAACTCCCAGAAAAAGGTCTGTGTCTTCGTTATTCATTGAAGCTAAAATCATATCTGTGGAAGCTTTCTGAATGACAACATGATAACCCTGTTCATCCAAAATAGCTTTTACAACGTGTGTCATTGCGACGTCTTCTGCCCAACCATCAACCATTCCAATGTTGATGTATTTGGAATTTTTTATGTTTTTACAAGAATTAAATACTCCTAAAACGAGAACAGAAGTAAGTAATAATATATAATTTATTCTTTTCATTTTGCTGTTTTTTTCTTTACAAATCCTTGAGTGATCCGGTCGAGAATAATGGCTAAAATCACGACTGATAAACCACTTTCAAATCCTAAACCGATATCCAGATTATTAATTCCTTCCAAAACTTTTTCACCCAAACCACCTGCTGCGATCATTCCAGCGATTACAACCATTGATAATGATAATAAAATAGTTTGATTGATCCCTGCTAAAATTGTGTTCGTAGCCAAAGGAAGTTCTACTTTAAATAAGATTTGACGATTGGTGGCTCCGAAAGCTCGGGCTGCTTCTACAATATCTTTAGGGACAGATTCAATTCCCAATGTCGTTAAACGTACTGCAGGTGGCATCGCAAAAATGATCGTTGCAAATGCACCGGGAACTTTACCGATACTGAAAAATAATACAGCAGGAATTAAGTAAACAAAAGCAGGCATTGTCTGCATTAAATCGAGTAATGGGCGAATAACTTTTGCCGCAAATTGATTTTTTGCTGCCCATATTCCAAGAGGAACAGACAGAATTAACGCGGTAAGTGTTGCCACAAAAATAAGTGCTAATGTTTCCATGGTTTCTTTCCAGAATCCCATTAAAAATATTAAAGTAAGTCCGGCTGCCGTCATAATGGCGGTTCCTTTTCCTGCTTTCCATAAAGCTAATAACGTGAAAAGTAGAATGATGATGTAAAAAGGCGTGTTGACTAAAGCCCATTCAATTCCTAAGATTGAGGAGTTGCCGACATTTTTTATGACGTCAAAGAAAGGTTTTGCGTTATCGGTGAGCCAATTGATAGCAGTTTCTACATATTGACCTATATCTATAGTTTTATTCATCTTATTGGTTGTTTGCGATTTCTTTTAATTCAATGATCTCTTCTTCATTATATTTGGTAGCCTCGATGATGAGTGATAATTGAGTGACCAGTCCTAAAAATTTATTGGTTTCATCTACCACAGCGATCGCTGATTTGCTTCCCGAAATTAAAGGGAGCATTTCTTCAACGGTGGCTTCCTGATATACCGAAGGAACATTACTGTTAATAACCGATTCAACAGTTGGTTCTTTTTTCTTTGCGATTTGAACAATATCACTCAGCGTCACAAAACCCAGAAATTTATTTTGAAGATCTACGACTGGTAAAGTTTCCAAACCTGTGGTTCTCATTTTTCTGAGGGCACCTTCCGGACCATCTTTTCTGAAACGAACTACAGTTGGCTTGTCGAACATTAGAGATTTCGCTGTAATAATCGTTTTACGGTCAACTTTTTCTACAAAAGCTTTTACATAATCACTTGCCGGATTGGTTAAAATATCTTCTGCAGTTCCTATTTGTTCGATGACACCGTCTTTCATAATAACAATTCGGTCTCCGATCTTGATGGCTTCATCCAGATCATGAGTAATAAAGACGATCGTTTTCTTTAGAGTTTCCTGTAATTCGAGAAGCTGATCCTGCATTTCAGATTTTATCAGCGGGTCGAGTGCTGAGAAAGCCTCATCCATCAACAAAACTTCGGGATCGTTTGCTAAAGCTCTTGCCAATCCCACTCTTTGCTGCATACCTCCTGAAAGCTGTGAAGGCAATTGATTTTCAAAACCATTTAAACCAACGATATCTAATGCTTTTTGTGCTTTTTCCTCACGAATCGTTTTGCTTTCTCCGCGTATTTCGAGTCCGAAAGCAGCATTGCTTAAAACAGTATGATGAGGTAGCAACCCAAATTTTTGAAATACCATACTCATTTCTGTTCTTCTTACTTCTAGAAGGTCTTTATTATTTTTATCGGTAATATTATCGTTATTGATATATACTTTTCCTGCTGTCGGCTCATTCAGTCTGTTCAGACAACGCAGCAAAGTTGATTTTCCGCTTCCTGAAAGTCCCATAATGACAAAGAATTCCCCTTCATAAATTTCAAAGCTGGCTTTGTTAATTCCCACCGTGCATCCAGTTTTTTCAAGAATCTCTTTTTTAGAAAGACCTTTATCCAGAAGTTCTAACGCTTTTTCTTTATTTTTCCCGAAAATTATTGTCAGATCTTCAACTTTAAGTTTTACTTTTAGATTAGTATCAATTGTATCCATATTCAGATTTTGTTAATGTATTTGAAAATAAGAAATTGAGACAACGATGCTTTGATGAGTGATATCACCGCATGCAAAAATGTTCAGTATGATTTTTACAGTAAAATCTTTTTTAATAACAAATAACATACAAAATCATATCAAATGAATGATCGTGTTTATTGTCTTCAAAAGGTTTTACTTTGACAAAGAATGTATTACGTAAAAAAAGAAATCAATCTTTTTTAAATTGAATCAAAGAATAATTATCATCAGGATAATTAAAGATATTTGCCAGAACAACTCGAATTTATGATTATGCTGAAAGCATAAAAAAAGCTGTACATCAATTTCTTATGACGGTGCAAATTTACGGATTTTATATTTAATGAAAATTTTAGATTGTAATATATTGAATTACAATTGGTTATTTTTAATATGTTTTATGATTTGAAGAAAGCTGAATTTTGTATAAACGATAGAAAAAATGCTGTTCTCAATAATAAATATTTTTGGACTAAATTATTTTAACAAAACAGCAATAATCGCCAAAATTGCAGGCAAAGCTTGAACAAAAAATATTTTCTTAGTTGCAGAAATGGCACCATAAATTCCTGCAATCGCTATACAGCCCAAGAAAAATAAAGCAATATTGGTTTGCCATCTTTCATCTTCAATAAAAAAAGACCAGATCAATCCTGCTGCCAAAAAACCATTGTATAAACCTTGATTGGCGGCCAAACCTTTTGTGGGTTTAAACATTTCGGCAGGTAAAGCAGCTTTGAAAACTTCCTTTCCTTTCGTTTCCCACGCAAACATTTCCATCCAGAGAATGTAAAGATGTTCCAGAGCGACAACTGCGATTAAGATTTTAGCAACGATTTCCATGATTTATTGTTTGTTATTGTAAAACTAAAAAAATAAAGTTAAGTTTGGTTACACAATTTAAAAAATGGAAACTTTTAAAGCGCATTTAGATAAATTTATTACCATCAGTGACGAAGAATTTACTTCTGTATTTTCTTTTTTCCATGTTTTAAAAACAAAAAAGAAAGAAAATCTGATGCTTGAAGGAGATGTTTGTAAATTCAAATATTTCGTTCTTGAAGGTTGTCTGAGAAAGTTTTTTGTAAATGAAAAAGGGGTGGAACAAACCACAGAATTCGCCATCGAAAACTGGTGGATTTCCGACACTTTTGCTTTTGAAAAACAGGTGAAAACAGATTTTAATATTCAGTCTGTTGAAAATTCTATGATTTTGGCGATTGATTTCCATTCTCAGGAATTGTTGTTGCAAAAACATCCGGTGATGGAACGTTATTTCAGAATGGTTTATCAAACTGCTTATGCAGCTGCCGAAAAAAGAATTCGCTATATTTATGAGATGACGAAAGAGGAATATTACGTGCATTTCAGTACTTTGTATCCTTGGTTTATCCAAAGAATTCCGCAATATTTACTGGCTTCATTTTTAGGTTTTACACCGGAATATTTAAGTGAAATCAGAGCAAAATTACGTTCTTAAACCAGTTTAAGATTTTTACGATTCTTAATTCGCAACTTTGTCCTGTTCATAAAAACAAACGCAATGACAGGCAAAGATTCTATATTTCCACAGTTATTTTTAAGATTGGCAATTTCGGTGACAATGCTTTCTGCAATTGCAGACAGATTCGGTTTTTGGGGTGACAACTCAGCTTGGGAAAATTGGGAAAACTTCGAAAAATACACTCGACAATTAACGTTTTTTCTTCCTGAAACTTTAAGTACATTTTCAGCTTACACGGCTACTTTTTTAGAAATACTTTTTCCATTGATGTTGATCTTAGGTTTCAAAACAAAAATCGCAGCTTACGGAACCGGAATTTTATTGCTTGTTTTCGCCTTATCAATGAGCATTGCTTTAGGGATAAAAGCGCCTTTGGATTATTCGGTTTGGGTAGGAAGCGCA
This region includes:
- a CDS encoding DUF1304 domain-containing protein, translating into MEIVAKILIAVVALEHLYILWMEMFAWETKGKEVFKAALPAEMFKPTKGLAANQGLYNGFLAAGLIWSFFIEDERWQTNIALFFLGCIAIAGIYGAISATKKIFFVQALPAILAIIAVLLK
- a CDS encoding cupin domain-containing protein, whose protein sequence is MNKIPRRIVTGIENGRSTIIEDQPIENVVEHLPGLIISDIWNTQKMPVSLDFETQIPNTGFPQTPKNGTYFRYVSIPPDKDLGLEFKVGEPHPMMHQTQTLDYIIILSGELYLIMEERETLLKAGDIVIQRGTNHAWSNRSDEACIQLAVLIDAE
- a CDS encoding ABC transporter permease gives rise to the protein MNKTIDIGQYVETAINWLTDNAKPFFDVIKNVGNSSILGIEWALVNTPFYIIILLFTLLALWKAGKGTAIMTAAGLTLIFLMGFWKETMETLALIFVATLTALILSVPLGIWAAKNQFAAKVIRPLLDLMQTMPAFVYLIPAVLFFSIGKVPGAFATIIFAMPPAVRLTTLGIESVPKDIVEAARAFGATNRQILFKVELPLATNTILAGINQTILLSLSMVVIAGMIAAGGLGEKVLEGINNLDIGLGFESGLSVVILAIILDRITQGFVKKKTAK
- a CDS encoding DoxX family protein, with the translated sequence MTGKDSIFPQLFLRLAISVTMLSAIADRFGFWGDNSAWENWENFEKYTRQLTFFLPETLSTFSAYTATFLEILFPLMLILGFKTKIAAYGTGILLLVFALSMSIALGIKAPLDYSVWVGSAAAFLLATQKEFYFSIDTLTKKS
- a CDS encoding quaternary amine ABC transporter ATP-binding protein, which codes for MDTIDTNLKVKLKVEDLTIIFGKNKEKALELLDKGLSKKEILEKTGCTVGINKASFEIYEGEFFVIMGLSGSGKSTLLRCLNRLNEPTAGKVYINNDNITDKNNKDLLEVRRTEMSMVFQKFGLLPHHTVLSNAAFGLEIRGESKTIREEKAQKALDIVGLNGFENQLPSQLSGGMQQRVGLARALANDPEVLLMDEAFSALDPLIKSEMQDQLLELQETLKKTIVFITHDLDEAIKIGDRIVIMKDGVIEQIGTAEDILTNPASDYVKAFVEKVDRKTIITAKSLMFDKPTVVRFRKDGPEGALRKMRTTGLETLPVVDLQNKFLGFVTLSDIVQIAKKKEPTVESVINSNVPSVYQEATVEEMLPLISGSKSAIAVVDETNKFLGLVTQLSLIIEATKYNEEEIIELKEIANNQ
- a CDS encoding NADP-dependent oxidoreductase, yielding MKVVILNKNLQLEDGFVEKPEPKSNEVLIQIKASGFNPIDYQMLENELERKLINSSILGRELSGIIVDKGNDVTQFNIGDEVFCGSGSMGSNGTYTEFIAVPEAIVALKPKNISFEQAAAIPSVGMTALQIFNRLKFDQNDSVFITGAVGGVGSFLIKLLLAHNFSNITATVGTEENRNILLKMGLKDHQIINYKNENLVGNILNANNNHFFDVGIDLVGNYMSEITAKVLQINGTYVDVTALTNKQSRETLFNKGNIIMNISNYAYAMTKNYQYYQNSLNEISKLIEHEIITPPNYKNIGSLSLETVLKAHSMLKNNQTQGNKLIMTHE
- a CDS encoding Crp/Fnr family transcriptional regulator, with amino-acid sequence METFKAHLDKFITISDEEFTSVFSFFHVLKTKKKENLMLEGDVCKFKYFVLEGCLRKFFVNEKGVEQTTEFAIENWWISDTFAFEKQVKTDFNIQSVENSMILAIDFHSQELLLQKHPVMERYFRMVYQTAYAAAEKRIRYIYEMTKEEYYVHFSTLYPWFIQRIPQYLLASFLGFTPEYLSEIRAKLRS
- a CDS encoding pirin family protein, with translation MTTKKIEIVVPPKPAHFVGDGFRVHNFIPGAYHLDMKRMDPFIMLDYNSKFHFNGSETPRGVGVHPHRGFETVTIAYQGKVEHHDSAGGGGIIGEGDIQWMTAASGILHKEYHEKEWSKTGGIFQMVQLWVNLPAKDKMSAPKYQAIKNSEIKKADLGENGFVEIIAGEYQNIKGSASTFSPVNLMNAKLKSGGKAEFNFPANFNTAALVIEGNILVNGEEKIKTDHLVLFKNKGESFTIEATEDSVILILSGEPLNEPIFPHGPFVMNSREEIMQAFEDFNTGKFGYLED
- a CDS encoding winged helix-turn-helix transcriptional regulator, with protein sequence MAKIIENGVEREANCTEELFAMRDSLDVLGGKWKLMILRYLTNRTDQNIHFKKLERGIDGISTKMLSKELKELEINLLITRTIQDTKPITVTYAVTEYGKSVFPVTETLVNWGLIHREKIKESMSS
- a CDS encoding thioredoxin domain-containing protein; its protein translation is MKTGTFSDWEIQQQKEAKPTIIHIYTDWCAICKIESFQLNKDKELVEIINENFDFINFEAEKTKEKIIFQGKEFNYLPNGNSGIHELALALSKNKTQPIYPLWIILNKNQELVYYHEGKIKSNDLKQKLDEILKL
- a CDS encoding MFS transporter: MPTQTSPRQTVKKVLPLILATAIFMQMLDSTILNTSLPSIARDLNESPLNMQNAIISYVLTLAVFMPASGFLADRFGTRRVFIFALVLFSLGSVFCALSQNLTHLVISRVIQGVGGSLMTPVGKLALIKTFNRNELLKAMNFAIVPALIGPVLGPLVGGYMVDYLSWHWIFLINIPIGVLGIILGLKYMPNYNSRETDFDLKGFMIFAAASLLLSVSLELFGDMQNITPVLLVFILGFLFLYYYYRHAKRGNNPIFPLSLFQVRTFRVGIVGNLATRLGISSVPLLLPLMIQIAYGQSAVTSGWIIAPMALTAMFGKSSVIKILNKFGYRRTLMVNTFIIGVLICCLAIPDIHTSIFWFVPVIAILGFFNSIQFTSMNTISIADLRNFQTSSGNSLISVNQQLAIGFGIAFGLIVLKIYENSPELIKHETHNAFRYTFLTVGILTILSSLVFRRLHTFDGRNMKSQE
- a CDS encoding glycine betaine ABC transporter substrate-binding protein — protein: MKRINYILLLTSVLVLGVFNSCKNIKNSKYINIGMVDGWAEDVAMTHVVKAILDEQGYHVVIQKASTDMILASMNNEDTDLFLGVWLPYTHASKIAKFPELTNLGTNYDNGKIGLVVPDYIPIKSIEELPKYEEKFKNRIIGIEKGAGMTAATDRAIIDYKLNYRQINSSTITMITELQNAIKRKEWIVIAGWQPHWMFGKMKLKFLDDPKKTFGEAEKIKTYSRKCFGKDHPELTQFFSKMYFDDQTMTDLLTKMENSKNKETTAKEWVKDHSELVNSWLDKN